A region of Oxyura jamaicensis isolate SHBP4307 breed ruddy duck chromosome 9, BPBGC_Ojam_1.0, whole genome shotgun sequence DNA encodes the following proteins:
- the MAB21L4 gene encoding protein mab-21-like 4 isoform X1 yields the protein MAWGDGVARSLPPQLSAARLSLRPAPAASPPSIPRRRAPTRSRRSCAAPAMAAGGSRWRSYLGVIVSRQGQRVQHFQQAEDILLTLLEHVHGAEPRFLVDYCRNLEAFEFTLRASEDAVTVEVPLHLDGDALRVRPCQPGDPGTCHLEVPSVVTGVEDWTSAGETERGGGTVRHLAPGKVLQRLKELLVSAIVHCQRRSLLQPGDLSAENLQEDAMELSLLVRGGWKTVRFDIVPVVRRQQEPLRLQGRQRDRGFPEGSLQKATAEAHFVPASPRCWRSSAHLPVLKLLWAVDTLQGPRLDSLRLLEQLSSQDWREEDGRAGLSFDHLKTVLLWSTELFPSPEDWQDLEGSVYRLLVVLLRCLATRRLPHFLRPEENLFHGEPLDLASLYPKVEAFAQDPPRFLRFHFGLPASAKGLQADPEVRALLRLPAEDGAYWDTAYFDILLSQLQVYRIQDDARRSAMSQLLAKVQREIPTRS from the exons ATGGCGTGGGGCGATGGCGTGGCTCGGTCTCTCCCGCCCCAGCTGTCAGCAGCCAGGCTTTCCCTCCGCCCAGCgcccgctgcctccccgccCTCCATCCCACGGCGCCGCGCTCCCACTCGCAGCCGGCGGAGCTGCGCGGCCCCAGCCATGGCAGCCGGCGGGTCCCGCTGGCGCAGCTACCTGGGGGTGATCGTGTCCCGCCAGGGGCAGCGGGTGCAGCACTTCCAGCAGGCGGAGGACATCCTGCTGACCCTCCTGGAGCACGTCCACGGCGCGGAGCCCCGATTCCTCGTGGACTACTGCAGGAACCTGGAAGCCTTCGAGTTCACGCTCCGCGCCTCCGAGGACGCCGTCACGGTGGAGGTGCCCCTGCACCTCGACGGCGATGCGCTGCGGGTACGGCCGTGCCAGCCCGGGGATCCGGGCACTTGCCACCTGGAAGTGCCCTCTGTGGTGACCGGCGTGGAGGACTGGACCAGCGCGGGTGAGACGGAGCGGGGAGGTGGCACGGTGCGGCACCTGGCACCGGGCAAAGTCCTCCAGCGCCTGAAAGAGCTCCTTGTTTCGGCCATCGTGCACTGTCAGCGCCGCTCCCTTCTCCAGCCAG GCGACCTCAGCGCCGAAAACCTGCAGGAAGATGCCATGGAGCTGTCCCTGTTGGTCCGCGGTGGCTGGAAGACCGTCCGCTTCGACATCGTCCCCGTggtgaggaggcagcaggagccacTCAGGCTGCAGGGGCGGCAGCGCGACAGGGGCTTCCCCGAGGGCAGCCTCCAGAAGGCCACGGCGGAGGCTCACTTCGTCCCAGCCTCTCCCCGCTGCTGGAG ATCCTCGGCTCACCTCCCCGTCCTGAagctgctctgggcagtggACACCCTGCAGGGACCTCGGCTGGACAGCCTGcgcctgctggagcagctcagcagccaggACTGGAGGGAGGAGGATGGGCGAGCCGGCCTCTCCTTCGACCACCTGAAG ACGGTGCTGCTGTGGAGCACGGAGCTGTTTCCCTCGCCGGAGGACTGGCAGGACCTGGAGGGCTCCGTCTACAGGCTGCTGGTGGTCCTCCTGCGCTGCCTGGCCACGCGGCGCCTACCCCACTTCCTGCGCCCGGAGGAGAACCTCTTCCACGGGGAGCCCCTGGACCTCGCCTCGCTCTACCCGAAGGTGGAGGCCTTCGCCCAGGACCCCCCGCGCTTCCTTCGCTTCCACTTCGGCCTCCCCGCGAGCGCCAAGGGCTTGCAGGCAGACCCCGAGGTCAGAGCCCTCCTGCGACTCCCTGCCGAGGACGGGGCGTACTGGGACACAGCCTATTTTGACATCCTGCTCAGCCAG CTGCAGGTCTACCGGATCCAGGACGACGCGCGCCGCTCGGCTATGTCCCAGCTCCTCGCCAAGGTGCAGAGAGAAATCCCCACGAGGAGCTGA
- the MAB21L4 gene encoding protein mab-21-like 4 isoform X2, whose protein sequence is MAWGDGVARSLPPQLSAARLSLRPAPAASPPSIPRRRAPTRSRRSCAAPAMAAGGSRWRSYLGVIVSRQGQRVQHFQQAEDILLTLLEHVHGAEPRFLVDYCRNLEAFEFTLRASEDAVTVEVPLHLDGDALRVRPCQPGDPGTCHLEVPSVVTGVEDWTSAGETERGGGTVRHLAPGKVLQRLKELLVSAIVHCQRRSLLQPGDLSAENLQEDAMELSLLVRGGWKTVRFDIVPVVRRQQEPLRLQGRQRDRGFPEGSLQKATAEAHFVPASPRCWRSSAHLPVLKLLWAVDTLQGPRLDSLRLLEQLSSQDWREEDGRAGLSFDHLKTVLLWSTELFPSPEDWQDLEGSVYRLLVVLLRCLATRRLPHFLRPEENLFHGEPLDLASLYPKVEAFAQDPPRFLRFHFGLPASAKGLQADPEVRALLRLPAEDGAYWDTAYFDILLSQVYRIQDDARRSAMSQLLAKVQREIPTRS, encoded by the exons ATGGCGTGGGGCGATGGCGTGGCTCGGTCTCTCCCGCCCCAGCTGTCAGCAGCCAGGCTTTCCCTCCGCCCAGCgcccgctgcctccccgccCTCCATCCCACGGCGCCGCGCTCCCACTCGCAGCCGGCGGAGCTGCGCGGCCCCAGCCATGGCAGCCGGCGGGTCCCGCTGGCGCAGCTACCTGGGGGTGATCGTGTCCCGCCAGGGGCAGCGGGTGCAGCACTTCCAGCAGGCGGAGGACATCCTGCTGACCCTCCTGGAGCACGTCCACGGCGCGGAGCCCCGATTCCTCGTGGACTACTGCAGGAACCTGGAAGCCTTCGAGTTCACGCTCCGCGCCTCCGAGGACGCCGTCACGGTGGAGGTGCCCCTGCACCTCGACGGCGATGCGCTGCGGGTACGGCCGTGCCAGCCCGGGGATCCGGGCACTTGCCACCTGGAAGTGCCCTCTGTGGTGACCGGCGTGGAGGACTGGACCAGCGCGGGTGAGACGGAGCGGGGAGGTGGCACGGTGCGGCACCTGGCACCGGGCAAAGTCCTCCAGCGCCTGAAAGAGCTCCTTGTTTCGGCCATCGTGCACTGTCAGCGCCGCTCCCTTCTCCAGCCAG GCGACCTCAGCGCCGAAAACCTGCAGGAAGATGCCATGGAGCTGTCCCTGTTGGTCCGCGGTGGCTGGAAGACCGTCCGCTTCGACATCGTCCCCGTggtgaggaggcagcaggagccacTCAGGCTGCAGGGGCGGCAGCGCGACAGGGGCTTCCCCGAGGGCAGCCTCCAGAAGGCCACGGCGGAGGCTCACTTCGTCCCAGCCTCTCCCCGCTGCTGGAG ATCCTCGGCTCACCTCCCCGTCCTGAagctgctctgggcagtggACACCCTGCAGGGACCTCGGCTGGACAGCCTGcgcctgctggagcagctcagcagccaggACTGGAGGGAGGAGGATGGGCGAGCCGGCCTCTCCTTCGACCACCTGAAG ACGGTGCTGCTGTGGAGCACGGAGCTGTTTCCCTCGCCGGAGGACTGGCAGGACCTGGAGGGCTCCGTCTACAGGCTGCTGGTGGTCCTCCTGCGCTGCCTGGCCACGCGGCGCCTACCCCACTTCCTGCGCCCGGAGGAGAACCTCTTCCACGGGGAGCCCCTGGACCTCGCCTCGCTCTACCCGAAGGTGGAGGCCTTCGCCCAGGACCCCCCGCGCTTCCTTCGCTTCCACTTCGGCCTCCCCGCGAGCGCCAAGGGCTTGCAGGCAGACCCCGAGGTCAGAGCCCTCCTGCGACTCCCTGCCGAGGACGGGGCGTACTGGGACACAGCCTATTTTGACATCCTGCTCAGCCAG GTCTACCGGATCCAGGACGACGCGCGCCGCTCGGCTATGTCCCAGCTCCTCGCCAAGGTGCAGAGAGAAATCCCCACGAGGAGCTGA